From the genome of Nicotiana sylvestris chromosome 2, ASM39365v2, whole genome shotgun sequence, one region includes:
- the LOC138885424 gene encoding uncharacterized protein has product MIEIVHKDGEPGKSSKFVMMIRASESNLVKAPDSTKATSLIVKRVTEKLSSFNLKPSVLVMKGLSQDIGKSQESPKVVVSGVLIFDTKAVPWNYKQVIVTYKGKEVEEEVNETGGLTNSGRCFTPEELRKSKPFKDSQIPVKKPVTKEEAEEFLRKTKAHDYSIVEQLRKTPAQIFLLSLLIHSDEHRRALMKILNEAHVPDKITVNHLENIANKIFEANRITFSDDELPLKGTEHNRALYLIVKCGDSVVSRVPEGKCIPGPTLPSASVMVANEMLKNGFVSGKGLGSSLHGIVDPVRPSGNLCTFGAKKPPTSIVPKPVVDVDEELIKRFQSLFDEVNMVEVGEGSSKANVQLVGPNVKLSNWEATPLPTRKEFYSFYAGCNDMTCMRNFQTSLKSQSNPEIIIQEVEYDDETEYEEEAAFEEIDDVIIKSKKQPDHVKDLRKFFQRLRRYNLKLNPAKCAFGVLFGKLLGFVVSQCGIELDPLKIKAIQELPLPKNKIEVMSLLGRLNYISRFIAQLTTTCEPIFKLLKKNVAVKWTDECQKAFDKIKRYLLNPSMLVPPEPGRPLILYLTILDNSFGCVLGQHDITGRYHKRMARAYNKKVRPWKFEVGQMVLKRILPHHVEAKGNFVPNCQGPFVVTRVLPNGALYLTDIEGKCVDMTINSDAVKRDPSWGKHGSGARNFVLSARILQEESMA; this is encoded by the exons atgattgaaatagttcaTAAGGATGGGGAGCCCGGGAAGTCTTCAAAGttcgtcatgatgattcgggccagtGAAAGTAATTTGGTCAAGGCTCCAGACTCTACCAAAGCAACGTCCCTGATAGTGAAGAGGGTGACAGAGAAACTGAGCTCGTTCAACTTGAAGCCATCGGTGTTGGTCATGAAAGGGCTTTCGCAGGATATTGGGAAAAGCCAAGAAAGTCCAAAAGTGGTAGTGTCAGGGGTCCTGA TATTTGATACCAAAGCTGTTCCGTGGAACTACAAGCAAGTGATAGTAACATATAAAGGGAAAGAGGTGGAGGAAGAAGTTAATGAAACCGGAGGGCTGACTAATTCCGGGAGATGCTTTACCCCAGAAGAGTTGAGGAAATCCAAGCCGTTCAAAGATAGCCAGATCCCAGTAAAGAAGCCAGTCACcaaagaagaggcggaagagttccTGAGAAAAACAAAGGCGcatgactattccattgtggagcagttacgGAAAACACCAGCtcaaatttttcttttatctttgttGATACATTCAGATGAACACCGCAGGGCCCTcatgaagattttgaatgaggcccatgttcctgataagatcacggtgaaccatttggagaataTTGCTAACAAGATTTTCGAAGCAAATAGGATCACTTTTTCGGATGACGAACTTCCTCTgaagggtacagaacacaaccgaGCTCTTTATCTCATAGTGAAGTGCGGGGATTCGGTGGTCTCTAGG GttcctgaaggaaaatgcattccgGGCCCTACGTTACCCTCCGCATCTGTCATGGTAGcaaatgaaatgttgaagaatggttttgtgtcGGGTAAGGGTCTGGGCTCATCTCTGCATGGTATTGTGGATCCAGTACGCCCTAGTGGAAATCTttgtacatttg ggGCCAAAAAACCTCCAACCTCAATCGTGCCAAAACCTGTGGTCGATGTTGATGAAGAGCTGATCAAGAGGTTCCAGAGTCTGTTCGATgaggtcaatatggtagaagttggtgaaGGCTCTAGTAAAGCAAATGTGCAGCTCGTTGGGCCAAATGTGAAgcttagcaattgggaagctactcctctccccaccaggaaggagtttta ttctttttatgctggttgcaatgacatgacatgcatgagaaaTTTTCAAacaagtcttaaaagccaatctaatcctgaaataataatccaagaagtaGAGTATGATGATGAAACAGAATATGAGGAAGAAGCAGCATTTGAGGAAATCG atgatgtgatcataaagtcaaagaagcagcctgaccatgtcaaggatttaaggaagtttttccaaaggctccgtAGGTATAACCTCAAACTCAATccagcaaaatgtgcatttggtgtcctGTTTGGGAAACTGTTGGGATTCGTGGTCAGTCAATGCggtattgagttggatccgttgaagatcaaagccattcaagagctACCACTGCCTAAGAACAAAATAGAGGTGATGAGCCTACtcggaaggttaaattacatcagcaggtttattgctcaactcacgacaacctgtgagcccatcttcaagctgttgaagaagaatgttgcagtcaagtggacCGACGAGTGTCaaaaagcatttgataagattaaaAGGTACCTGTTGAACCCATctatgttggtcccaccagagcctggGAGACCTCTAATTCTCTATTTGACAATCCTGGATAATTctttcggctgtgtattgggtcaacacgacataaCAG GTCGGTATCataagagaatggcaagagcatacaacaaaaaggtgcgtccttggaaattcgaagtgggtcagatggtattgaaacgcatccttcctcaTCATGTGGAAGCTAAAGGCAATTTCGTCCCAAACTGCCAGGGGCCATTCGTTGTGACAAGAGTGTTAcctaatggtgctttgtatttaacagacatagaaggcaaatgtgtagatatgactatcaattctgatgcagttaagag GGACCCTTCATGGGGaaagcatggttcaggggcaaggaattttgttctaTCTGCAAGGATCCTCCAGGAAGAGAGCATGGCttag